A window of the Phragmites australis chromosome 20, lpPhrAust1.1, whole genome shotgun sequence genome harbors these coding sequences:
- the LOC133901575 gene encoding bZIP transcription factor 44-like produces MTMSSGTSFGSSHGIRSSRSEDDLDLQAQMERRRKRRKDSNRESARRSRLRKQQQLDDLTLQVKQLKDQHKQLSMAMSITSQNLGAVQAQNSVLQTQKMELESRLCALTEILLYMNSSTSAPTNPATMNSLTTTSGACDSLGASTWSQPIDLYYQCF; encoded by the exons ATGACCATGTCGAGTGGGACCTCGTTCGGGTCGAGCCATGGGATCCGGAGTTCCAGGTCGGAGGATGACTTGGACCTCCAGGCCCAGATGGAGAGAAGGAGGAAGCGGAGGAAGGACTCGAACCGGGAGTCAGCTCGGCGGTCTAGGCTGCGGAAGCAACAGCAACTGGACGACCTCACCTTGcag GTAAAGCAGCTGAAGGACCAGCACAAGCAACTCAGCATGGCAATGAGCATAACCAGCCAAAACCTTGGGGCAGTGCAAGCACAAAACTCTGTGCTGCAAACACAGAAGATGGAGCTGGAGAGCAGGCTGTGTGCCCTAACTGAGATCCTCTTGTACATGAATTCCAGCACCAGTGCTCCTACAAACCCAGCCACCATGAACAGCCTCACAACTACCAGCGGTGCCTGTGACAGTCTTGGTGCCAGCACATGGAGCCAGCCCATAGACCTGTACTACCAGTGCTTCTAG